One window of Drosophila busckii strain San Diego stock center, stock number 13000-0081.31 chromosome 3L, ASM1175060v1, whole genome shotgun sequence genomic DNA carries:
- the LOC108598361 gene encoding digestive cysteine proteinase 1: MRIFLCLALLAGIALSAHATKPPRWDPNYIVKGTLYIPYAEIAEPFYAWYDKGTKRSRIDYYGGMVKTYQLAGEGQYGTSLKLAPVTSKDELNKLTCLQVNGTEQDSVEIQSILPNVKDFELIGTESFLGFTCDKFRLEQTNGQKKNVYTMWVRYKKSPHYPASRMPIPVRYEMRGYNTLLGSHYDHYYLDYDSYEHDDIPNEVFEIDENLTCMGFPGPGSGHFATFNPMKEFISGSDEHVDKEFHHFKRKHGKDYPSDNEHEYRKNIFRQNLRYIHSKNRAKLTYTLTVNHLADKTEDELKARRGYKPSLTKYNGGKAFPYDVNKHKDEIPSQYDWRLYGAVTPVKDQSVCGSCWSFGTIGHLEGAFFLKNGGNLVRLSQQALIDCSWGYGNNGCDGGEDFRVYQWMMQVGGVPTEEEYGPYLGQDGMCHVNNVTLVAPIKGFVNVTSNDPNAFKLALLKHGPISVAIDASPKTFSFYSHGVYYEPECKNDVDGLDHAVLAVGYGTINGEDYWLVKNSWSTYWGNDGYILMSARKNNCGVMTMPTYVEM; this comes from the exons ATGagaatatttttgtgtttggcaCTATTAGCAGGCATAGCGCTGAGCG ctcatgCAACAAAGCCACCTCGCTGGGATCCCAACTATATAGTAAAGGGTACGCTATACATACCATATGCTGAGATTGCGGAGCCTTTCTATGCTTGGTACGACAAAGGTACCAAGCGATCGCGTATTGATTACTATGGCGGCATGGTGAAGACCTATCAGTTGGCGGGCGAAGGTCAATACGGTACTTCGCTTAAATTGGCGCCAGTCACAAGCAAGGATGAGCTGAACAAGCTAACCTGCCTGCAGGTGAACGGCACCGAACAAGATTCTGTAGAGATACAGAGCATCTTGCCCAATGTTAAAGATTTTGAGCTAATTGGCACCGAAAGCTTTTTGGGGTTTACCTGCGATAAATTCCGTTTGGAGCAGACCAATGGCCAAAAGAAAAACGTTTATACAATGTGGGTGCGTTATAAGAAGTCTCCGCACTATCCTGCAAGTCGTATGCCTATTCCTGTGCGCTATGAGATGCGCGGTTACAATACGCTGTTGGGTTCACATTACGATCATTATTATTTGGATTATGATAGTTATGAGCACGACGATATACCCAATGAAGTATTTGAAATTGATGAAAATCTAACCTGCATGGGCTTCCCTGGCCCTGGTAGCGGACATTTTGCCACTTTTAATCCCATGAAGGAGTTCATTTCGGGAAGCGATGAACATGTAGACAAGGAATTCCATCACTTTAAGCGCAAGCACGGCAAGGATTATCCCAGCGACAACGAGCATGAATACCGCAAGAACATATTCCGTCAAAATCTGCGGTATATACACTCCAAAAATCGTGCCAAACTGACCTATACTCTAACCGTTAATCATTTGGCCGATAAAACTGAGGATGAACTCAAGGCACGACGCGGCTACAAGCCCTCacttacaaaatataatgGCGGCAAAGCTTTTCCTTATGATGTGAACAAACACAAGGACGAAATTCCATCGCAGTACGACTGGCGCTTGTACGGCGCTGTGACGCCAGTTAAGG ATCAATCGGTTTGCGGCTCTTGCTGGTCGTTTGGCACAATTGGTCATCTGGAGGGTGCCTTCTTCCTTAAGAACGGCGGCAATTTAGTGCGTCTTTCCCAGCAGGCACTAATTGATTGCTCCTGGGGTTACGGCAACAATGGCTGCGATGGCGGAGAAGACTTCCGTGTCTATCAATGGATGATGCAAGTAGGCGGCGTGCCCACCGAAGAGGAATATGGTCCATACCTAGGTCAAGATGGCATGTGTCATGTCAATAATGTAACGCTTGTGGCGCCCATCAAAGGCTTTGTAAATGTCACTTCCAACGATCCAAATGCCTTTAAGCTGGCTCTGCTTAAGCATGGCCCAATTTCTGTGGCCATTGATGCCTCACCTAAGACATTTAGCTTCTACTCGCATGGTGTATACTATGAGCCAGAGTGCAAGAACGATGTGGATGGTCTGGATCATGCGGTGCTGGCAGTTGGTTATGGCACTATTAATGGCGAAGATTACTGGCTGGTGAAAAACTCCTGGTCTACCTACTGGGGCAATGATggttatattttaatgtctGCACGTAAGAACAATTGCGGCGTCATGACCATGCCTACTTATGTGGAAatgtaa
- the LOC108598358 gene encoding sulfate anion transporter 1 — translation MPNEKESPESKPLNGNNNNNNCKIVAQSKPKFQPKYSIHRDVLTHEVVIKDTGYGARDKSIPSSLRRCWQGWSFFSLFTGIIPILQWLPQYSLRRDLVGDIIAGFTVAIMNIPHGMAYGLLAGVSAGNGLYMAVFPVLVYMFLGTSKHISIGTFAVASMMTRKVVYTYANVEDHPVDTTLTTLAPASADLLGATTATTMLLLQNATTTTALPLLPDNPITHVEVVTALALTVGIVNLLMSFFRLGTLASLLSEPLVNGFTTAAACHVVSAQLKDVLGIEVSRHKGAFKIIYTLIDVVKNVPQTNLVSFGICMGVITFMIICNECLKPCLSKRCRFPFPGELFAVIGGTLISKYCQLKPNFDVNLVGTIPNGLPALALPRLDLVPMVAMDSIAIAIVTYSIIMSMGLTFAKKHGYEVRANQELFAMGVGNIVGGCFSCLPMACSLSRSVIQEQTGGVSQIASLVSASLVVATLVWIGPFFNSLPRCVLAGVIIVALKPMFMQVKQLKKFSKQGKLEMFTWISTFLCVVLIDIDIGLLIGVCISLLALYIKGLKPYSCLLGYMPEAPGIYMDMNQHRNVMQLPETHIFRYCGSLNFATSMFFRRALYDAIGLDGSNKKRISVAKDKDTYMPVSQNGKNVNGQLVESTNGFRFLILDFSMLGHIDVAGCSTLTDISKELKARGGRLLLASPVDRVYDTLVHSMALSEGPFEIFPTLHDTVEYANACRTA, via the exons ATGCCCAACGAAAAAGAGAGTCCAGA aAGTAAGCCCCtgaatggcaacaacaacaataacaattgcaaaatcGTAGCCCAAAGTAAACCCAAATTTCAGCCAAAGTACAGTATACATCGGGATGTGCTCACACATGAGGTGGTCATAAAGGATACAGGCTATGGGGCGCGCGACAAGAGCATACCCTCCTCATTGCGTCGCTGCTGGCAGGGATGGAGTTTCTTCTCGCTCTTCACGGGCATTATACCCATCCTGCAATGGTTACCACAATACTCGCTGCGTCGTGACTTGGTCGGTGATATTATAGCGGGTTTTACGGTGGCCATTATGAATATACCTCATGGCATGGCCTATGGCTTGCTTGCTGGCGTTTCGGCTGGCAATGGCCTTTATATGGCTGTGTTTCCAGTGCTAGTTTATATGTTCCTTGGCACCTCCAAACATATATCCATTGGGACATTTGCCGTAGCCAGCATGATGACGCGCAAAGTGGTCTACACCTATGCAAATGTGGAGGATCATCCTGTAGATACAACACTCACTACGCTGGCACCAGCGTCAGCAGATTTGCtgggagcaacaacagcaacgacaatgttgctgctgcagaatgcaacaacaacaacggcattGCCCCTGCTGCCTGACAATCCCATAACGCATGTGGAAGTGGTCACAGCCCTAGCGCTAACAGTGGGCATTGTTAAT CTACTTATGTCCTTTTTCCGACTGGGCACGTTAGCCTCGCTGCTGAGTGAACCACTGGTGAATGGTttcaccaccgccgccgcctgtcATGTGGTTAGCGCTCAGCTAAAGGATGTGCTGGGCATTGAAGTTAGTCGCCATAAGGGCGCCTTCAAGATCATTTACACACTGATCGATGTGGTGAAGAATGTGCCACAGACAAATCTGGtcagctttggcatttgcatggGTGTCATCACATTCATGATCATTTGCAATGAATGTCTGAAGCCTTGTCTAAGCAAACGGTGCCGCTTTCCGTTTCCGGGCGAGCTATTCGCTGTCATTGGTGGCACTTTAATCTCCAAGTACTGTCAGCTAAAGCCAAACTTTGATGTAAATTTGGTGGGCACGATACCAAATGGCTTGCCTGCGCTTGCGTTGCCGCGCTTGGATCTGGTGCCTATGGTGGCCATGGACTCAATAGCCATAGCAATAGTTACTTACTCGATTATTATGTCCATGGGTCTAACATTTGCCAAGAAACATGGCTATGAGGTGCGCGCCAATCAGGAGCTATTTGCAATGGGCGTGGGCAATATTGTGGGTGGTTGCTTCTCCTGCTTGCCCATGGCCTGTTCGCTCTCACGTTCTGTCATACAGGAGCAGACTGGTGGTGTTTCCCAAATTGCTTCCTTGGTCTCGGCTTCGCTGGTGGTGGCAACACTCGTGTGGATTGGACCCTTCTTCAACTCACTGCCCAGA TGCGTTTTGGCCGGCGTTATCATAGTCGCACTGAAGCCAATGTTTATGCAGGTTAAGCAACTGAAGAAATTCTCCAAGCAGGGCAAGCTGGAAATGTTCACCTGGATATCCACATTTTTGTGCGTGGTGCTCATCGACATTGATATTGGTCTGCTGATTGGTGTCTGCATATCGCTGCTggctttatatattaaagGTCTCAAGCCCTACTCCTGTCTGCTGGGCTATATGCCTGAGGCGCCTGGCATCTATATGGATATGAATCAGCATCGGAATGTCATGCAGCTGCCAGAGACACATATTTTTCGTTATTGCGGCTCGCTCAACTTTGCCACCAGTATGTTCTTCCGTCGCGCGCTCTACGATGCAATTGGCCTCGATGGGAGCAACAAGAAAAGGATCAGCGTGGCCAAAGACAAGGATACTTATATGCCTGTGTCTCAGAATGGCAAGAACGTTAACGGGCAGCTGGTGGAGTCAACGAATGGGTTCCGATTTCTCATACTTGATTTTTCCATGCTGGGTCAC